The Polaribacter sp. HaHaR_3_91 genomic sequence ATGCCAGATTATTTAGACGATTCTTTACCAGTTTATTTACCAAAAACAATGCAAGAAGCAGGGTATAAAACAGCTCATTTTGGTAAATGGCACTTAGGTGGTGGTGGTTTGCCTAACGGCGATCCTAATGCACCTGAACCAAAAGTGTATGGTTATGATGAAACCAGAGTTTGGAACGGAAATGGACCAACTTGGAAAGGTGATAAAAAATGGCAAACAACTAGATATATGGATAATGATACACTTTGGGTACAAAGTTCTAGTAAAATTGTTGTTGATGAAACCATTGATTTTATCAAAAGAAATAAAGGAAAACAACCAATGTTTATAAATCTTTGGTTGAAAGATCCACACACACCTCTTTGGCCATCAGAAGAACAGCGTAAAGATTTTAAAGGTTTATCACCAAGTAAAGAAACGTATTATGCTGTTTTAAAAGATGCCGATTTTCATGTTGGAAGATTATTGAATTCTTTATCAGAAATGGGATTGGATGAAAATACATTAGTAATTTTTTCTAGTGATAATGGTCCAGCAGGATGGGGGCCTTCTAAAGAAGCAGGTTCTACCGCAGGTTTAAAAGGTAGAAAAGTAGACATTTATGATGGCGGAGTTAAAGTGCCTTTTATTGTAAAATGGAAAAATCATGTTCAGGCAAATAAAGTAGATTCTACAAGTGTACTTTCTACAGTAGATTTATTACCAACATTTGCCAGTCTAGCACAAATAGAATTGCCAAAAGACTATGCTATTGATGGAGAGAATATAACATCTATTCTAGAAAATGAAAATTTTGAAAGAACAAAACCATTGTTTTGGGAATGGCGTTTTACAAATTTGAATACAGATCATTGGGCTGAAGGAGCCATTAGAAAAGGCGAATGGAAAATGTTATTTAATGATAAAATCAATAAAACGGAATTATATAATATCACAAAAGATCCGTTTGAAAAAAATGATTTAGCAGAAAATAATGAAGAAATTGTAAACGAGCTTAAAAGCTTGTGGCAAGATTGGAAAGAAGGTTTGCCTAATTAGGTTTAAAACTGTTAAATAAAACAAAAGCTTATTATCTACTTTTTAAAATAAATTAAAATGAATAAAAAATTAGTATTGCTAATTACTCTTGTAGGAATTGCATTTTCGTGTACATCTCAGTCTAAAAAAATTACAGATTCTAAAGTAACCCAAAAACCGAATGTAATTATTGTTATTACAGATGATCAAGGTTATGGAGATATTGGGGCGCATGGTAATACATTGGTAAAAACGCCTGCTTTAAATAAATTTCATGATGAATCTGTTAGATTAACAGATTTTCATGTTGGTCCAACTTGTGCACCTTCTAGATCTGGTTTAATGACCGGTAGATATGCTGATAGAGTTGGTGTTTGGCATACAATAGGTGGCGTTTCTATTTTAAGAAAAGACGAGGTAACTATGGCGGATGTTTTTAATGAAAATGGTTACGAAACTGCCATGTTTGGTAAATGGCATTTGGGTGACACCTATCCTTCTAGACCACAAGATAAAGGTTTTAAATACACTATTTCTCATGGAGGTGGTGGCGTTGGTCAGACTCCAGATTATTGGGATAATGATTATTTTGATGATACGTATTTTAAAAATGGAGTACCAACCAAATATGAAGGATATTGTACAGATGTTTGGTTTGATGAAGCTATAAAATATATTGAAGAAAAGAAAGACCAACCATTTTTCGCTTATATTTCTACAAACGCACCTCACCTACCCTATAATGTTCCAGAAGAATATTATAACAAATACAAAGATTTAGACATTCCTGAGTTTCAAAAAGTATTTTACGGAATGATTACCAATGTAGATGATAATTTTGCGAAACTACAAAAGAAACTTGAAGATTTAAATATTGCAGATAATACGATTGTAATTTTTATGACAGATAACGGAACTGCTTCTGGTTATAAAACTGTAGGAGGTAAATTATACGGTTTCAACGGTGGAATGAAAGGAACTAAAAATAGCGAATATGAAGGTGGACATAGAGTACCGTTTTTTATATCATATCCAGGTAAAAATATTAACGGAGGAAAAGATGTTACCGATTTAACCGCTCATTTAGATATTTTACCAACATTGGCAACTTTGTGTGATTTGGATTTTCCTGAAAGACAAAAGAAAATTGATGGTTCAGATATTTCTTCTTTGCTTTTAGGAACTGAAAAAACCATTGGAAGAGAATACTTAATTACAGATTCTCAACGTGTACAAAGTCCTATAAAATGGAGAAAAAGTGCTGTAATGTCTGACAAAATGAGATTGGTGAATGGTACAGAATTGTATGATATTGCTAAAGATCCAGGTCAAGAAAATGATATTGCAAAGCTATTTCCAGAAAAGGTAGAGAAAATGCGAGGTTTTTATAATGAATGGTGGAGTTCAGTTTCTACAGAATTCAATCAGTTTCCTGAAATAATTCTAGGTTCTGATAATCAAAACCCAATAGAGTTAACATGCCATGATACACATATTCATGAATCTCATCTTCCTTGGAATCAAAATTATATAAGAGATGGAAAAAAGAATCCGAAAGGCGGCTTTTTTACTGTAAATTTTGAACACTCAGGTTCTTATAAAATAGAAATTAGTAGATGGCCATTTGAAGCTGGTTTAGCTATTAATGATGCTGTTGCTGGTAGAGAAGGAACATTATCTACAGAAGCCATTAATGAAGGAAATGCGATGACTTTTAAATCAGGAGTAGTTAAAATTGGAGCCTGGGAACAAAAATCACCAATAGCAAAAGGAGCAAAATCTTTAGCTTTTACTGGAAATTTTACAAAAGGAAAAACAGATATGAGTGCTTGGTTTGTAACTGATAAAAATGTAGACTGGGGAGCATACTATATTAAAGTAACAAGAATCTCTAAAAAGTTTACTTTGTTAGAATAATTATGTAAAGAGATACTGCCGAGTGTTAAAAAATTAGTCAAGCTGTGTTTTTTAACCCTGTATACAGCTCAAGAGGTTGCAGGTTTAAATCTCGCCATGGTCACCAATAAAACCAGTACTTTCCAACGACTTAGAAATTACTGGTTTTTTCATTTGTAGAAAATTTGACTACTTTTCTATAATTAAGATTCTTTAAATAATTTTTATATCTACAGAAGTTCTACTTTGCCAACCAGTTACATCTGTTACAGAATACGCACAGTGATAATCTCCGGGGTCTATATCATTGGGGATTGTAATTGAAATATTAATTTCATAACTAGTTACTCCATCTACTATCGAATAGTTTTCCATAAATATTAATGGATTTACAGCTGTTTTTATAGCTTCTAAATCACATTGCACCCCTTGATCGTCATGTGTATGGTGATCAAAATTATGATGAATATCAATACTGTAAGAAGCTAATTCTTTATTATCTGTAACCTGAGCTCTAAAATTATAAGTTTCTCCTCTTGAAAGTTGAGTACAGCCTTGAGGAAATCCTTCATTATAATTAATAGTAATTGTTGGTTTATCTAAATCCTTATCAATGCTGTTATCATCTGAACAAGCAGCAATGCATATTATAAATGATAAAAAACAAATATATTTTAGTGTAAATTTCATTTTTATAGAATTAAAACCGCATAACAACATTTAATGCTATGCGGTAATTTTATTTTTAATTAAGCCGTAACATCAATATGTGTTTCATATTCTTTCGTATTTCCATCTTCATCTTCTACTGTAAAAATGATATGATACTCACCAACTGGAGCAGTTGCAGGAACATCTATATGCTCATGAAACTCAATAGAAGTTTGCTCATGATACTTTTCTAAAAACTCTTGTTCA encodes the following:
- a CDS encoding arylsulfatase — its product is MNKKLVLLITLVGIAFSCTSQSKKITDSKVTQKPNVIIVITDDQGYGDIGAHGNTLVKTPALNKFHDESVRLTDFHVGPTCAPSRSGLMTGRYADRVGVWHTIGGVSILRKDEVTMADVFNENGYETAMFGKWHLGDTYPSRPQDKGFKYTISHGGGGVGQTPDYWDNDYFDDTYFKNGVPTKYEGYCTDVWFDEAIKYIEEKKDQPFFAYISTNAPHLPYNVPEEYYNKYKDLDIPEFQKVFYGMITNVDDNFAKLQKKLEDLNIADNTIVIFMTDNGTASGYKTVGGKLYGFNGGMKGTKNSEYEGGHRVPFFISYPGKNINGGKDVTDLTAHLDILPTLATLCDLDFPERQKKIDGSDISSLLLGTEKTIGREYLITDSQRVQSPIKWRKSAVMSDKMRLVNGTELYDIAKDPGQENDIAKLFPEKVEKMRGFYNEWWSSVSTEFNQFPEIILGSDNQNPIELTCHDTHIHESHLPWNQNYIRDGKKNPKGGFFTVNFEHSGSYKIEISRWPFEAGLAINDAVAGREGTLSTEAINEGNAMTFKSGVVKIGAWEQKSPIAKGAKSLAFTGNFTKGKTDMSAWFVTDKNVDWGAYYIKVTRISKKFTLLE
- a CDS encoding sulfatase, whose amino-acid sequence is MKISSLRYITLLLVIFSSVSCNNSKKEVEKASEITRPNIIFIFADDWGYGDLGVYGNKEVVTPNLDKMAAEGTRYTQFHVTSGVCSPSRSSVLTGHFPARHGIHGHLAAHDFNVKRNMPDYLDDSLPVYLPKTMQEAGYKTAHFGKWHLGGGGLPNGDPNAPEPKVYGYDETRVWNGNGPTWKGDKKWQTTRYMDNDTLWVQSSSKIVVDETIDFIKRNKGKQPMFINLWLKDPHTPLWPSEEQRKDFKGLSPSKETYYAVLKDADFHVGRLLNSLSEMGLDENTLVIFSSDNGPAGWGPSKEAGSTAGLKGRKVDIYDGGVKVPFIVKWKNHVQANKVDSTSVLSTVDLLPTFASLAQIELPKDYAIDGENITSILENENFERTKPLFWEWRFTNLNTDHWAEGAIRKGEWKMLFNDKINKTELYNITKDPFEKNDLAENNEEIVNELKSLWQDWKEGLPN
- a CDS encoding DUF4625 domain-containing protein, translated to MKFTLKYICFLSFIICIAACSDDNSIDKDLDKPTITINYNEGFPQGCTQLSRGETYNFRAQVTDNKELASYSIDIHHNFDHHTHDDQGVQCDLEAIKTAVNPLIFMENYSIVDGVTSYEINISITIPNDIDPGDYHCAYSVTDVTGWQSRTSVDIKII